From Solibaculum mannosilyticum:
GTCATTGTCCTTATCCACGTAGAAGCGGACCCATTTATACCGGCCATTGACCTCGTTGAGCGCTACCAGCATAGCATCCATCTTGTTCTTCGGGACCTTGCCGATTTCAAAGCAACGGATGGCCATGGTTTCCTCATCGTCGTCAAAGAAGCAGGCCAGGTTGATATCGTCCTTATTGTCACCGCCATACAGCAGACGGATACAATCGGTATCGCCACCATCGCTTTCTCTCCACTTGATGCCCTTTTCGGTCAGATAGTCCGAAAATACACGCGCACTTGCAGTTTTCATGGTACTGTCATCTCCTTTTTTTGAAACTAGTAATTTAGATAGGCAAATGATTCTCATCCACCTATGTCAAAACACCTCTCGGTATTGTAACCTTTGGAACCCTTCTGAGACTCCTGATTATCGCATCTCCGACAGAGCTCTAAGCAGCTGCTTTTGCACATTCACTTTGGATACTGCATAAATTTCATCGCCGCTGTAAATGATGGTGTTGCCTCGGGGAATAAAGAATTCATTTCCCCGGACAATGGAAATAATCAGGCATTCCTTCGGCAAATCGATCTGCTGGAGCCGTCTGCCGTCCAAATCTGAACCTTCCGGAACTGTAAATTCCAAAATGGCCCCTTTTCCCCGGATGTTTGTCAACATCTGCATTCCGGCTGTATCCACTTCATGTTCGATCATCTCAGCAATGCGGCTGGTGGAGGATACCGGAATCTTAATTCCTAAAGCCCGCATAACCTCTTCATTTTTGGGGTTATTGGCTCGAGCAACGGTTTTTTCAATATGAAAATGCAGATTGGCCAACTGGCACGCAATGAGATTATCCTCATCCCGGCCGGTGACCGCTACAAAAGCATCGGCCTTGGCGGTATCGGCTGCAATCTGGGCTTCTAAGGTAGTGCCGTCACCGCACACCACCGGAATATCCAATTCATCGGCCACATGGGCGCTGAGCAATTTGTTGATTTCTATCAAGTGTACTTCATGTCCATTTTCAATCAATGCTTTGCAAAGGAAGTATCCTACCTTGCCGCCGCCTACAATGACAATTCTCAACAGGCCTCACTCCTCTCATCAATCCACCGCTCGGCAAAATAAAATGCGGTCGGTATCTTTCAGCGTGTAGTCCTCCGGGATGCTGGAGGCAAACACCACTCCCCCCAACTGCTGACGGATCCCGATGATCTCCTCGTTAGGGCGAAGAGGCACGGCATCCAGCGTCTTCCCGCGGATGGTTCGGTCCACGCGGCGGGCGGAAAAGCCTAATGTGCAACTTTGGAAGGTGATGGTGTGGTCTTCCCCTTCATCCAACAAAGCGGTGTAAAGTGAATCGGTCGTTAAACGGGTCGGACATACGGTGGTCAATCCGAAGTGATTGAACACATCTTCCCGTGCCGGGTCGTATACCCGGGCGATAACCTTGGGCACCTCAAAGATCTTGCGCGCCATCTGGGCAACCATAATGTTTAAATTGTCGTCGATGGTGACGGCCGCCAGGGCATCGCATGCCTCAATGCCTGCGTTGCGCAGCACATCTTTATCCATCGGTACGCCCGCTACTGTTACGCCGCGAAAATCCGGTCCCAGACGTTCAAATTCAGAAGCATTCCTGTCCACAACCGAGATATCATGGCCATAGTCATTGAGCATCATAGCAAGGGCACTGCCCACTTTTCCGCAGCCTACAATTAAAATATTCACTCTTTGCACCTCTTTTTCGAAAAGAAAAAGCCCCGCTTATCTGGCAGGGCATTTATAAACTAAAAGAGCATTTGTAAACTTTTTAACAAAACCAAAGCCGCCAAAATGCATCTTTATTCTAACGCCGCCATTCTCCTTTGTCAAGCGCGGCATGACACTTCGTCATTTTGCCACGGTCTGTGGAATGTTCCTACACAATAGCGCACAGTTTTCTCATTTTTCTCTTTACTTTGCGAAAGAAAAAGTCGGTATTTCCCTTCTCCTCCTTTTCTAGTATGGTAGATCACATATCGTTTTATTTTAATTGGAAACAACAGGAGGAAAAGAATATGGAAATTGTAAATGGCATCGTACAGGATGCATCCATCGGCGGTATCCCTCTGGTCAGTAAGATCGTATCCCCTAAGGGTACTCACAACGTCCGTACCCTCAAGCCTCTCTCCACTTCCAACGGTAATCCTTATTACATCGTCGTCCACAATACCGGCAATTCCGCCTCTTCTGCCGATGCCCGTGCCCACTATTCCTGGCTCCAGGGCGTGGAGAACAACGACTTTTCCTATGTCTCCGTCCACTTCTTTGTAGATGAAGACGAGGTCGTCCAAACCTGCCCTGTCACTGAAATAACCTATCACGCTGGGGATGGTTCCACCGGCAAAGGCAACAGCCAGGGGCTTTCCATCGAGATCTGTGAGAATCACAACTACCCTCAGGCGGAGGAAAACGCCATCCAAGTTATCCGGGCCTTCATGGATCACTACGGCATTCCCATCGATCGGGTACAGCCCCATCGGTACTTTGCTCCCAACAAAAAGCTGTGCCCCCATCTGATCCTGAAATCGGAATCGGCCTGGCAGACAAACTGGGCCTCTTTCCAACAGCGCATCCAAGGGGCTGATGTCGCACCTGATGACGATACCCAGTCCCCCGCCAAGAGCGTGGATGAGATTGCACAGGAGGTTATCGCCGGGAAGTGGGGTAATGGTTCAGAGCGCAGGGAGCGTCTGACTGCTGCCGGTTACGACTATTCTACAGTTCAGGCGCGCGTCAATGAGATCATGGGAGGTGGTTCTGCTTCGGCTACTCCCTCCAAGACTGTGGATGAAGTCGCACAGGAAGTCATCGCTGGCAAATGGGGCAACGGCTCCGAACGCAAAGACCGTCTCACCGCCGCAGGTTACGATTACTCAACAATCCAGGCTAGGGTCAATGAGTTAATGGGTGGATCGTCCGGTGGCTCCTCCTCCAACTCCATTGCTGTGGGCGATACCGTCCGCATCACCTGCAACACCTATTCTACCGGCCAGTCTATCCCCTCCTGGGTCAAGTCCCAGACACACAAGGTCAGCCAGATCAAAGGCGATAAGGCACTCCTGGGGTATCCCGACGGCATCGCCTCCTGGGTTCCTCTCTCCGGCATTGTGAGGGCGTAATATGACCATCGATCTGCAATGGCTGGCGGCCATTATCACCGCCATTACTGCCATCGTCACCCCTGTGGTGGTATGCGTCAAGAGCGTCAATAAGCTGGTGGAACGCATCGAAAACCTGGAATCCTGGAACAAACGTCAGCAGCGCGACCTTGACCGCACTGCCCAGGAGAACGAGGTTATCATCACAGGGGTGTTGGCAAGCCTCAAGGGGCTGCGGGAGATGGGCTGTAATGGGCCTGTCTCTCAAGGCATCGAGGACATCGAGGATTTCTTATCAGACGCAGCACATCGGAACGTCAGTTATCGAAAGGGGGACAAATAGTTATGGAGACAATCGCATTGTTAATTGCCGTAGCCGTCCTGGTGGAAGGACTGGTGGAGTACGTAAAGACCATCATAAAGGTATTCACAGAGGGGGATGTGAAGACCGGCATCACCCAATTATGCGCTATTGGGATCGGGATCTTACTGGCACTTGTGACAGGTGCCAACATCTTTACGGCCCTGTCCATTAATGTAGCCTATTCCTGGGTGGGATGTGTCCTAACCGGTATCCTCATCAGCCGCGGCAGCAACTATCTCTCCGATCTCCTGCATCGCCTTAATCTCAATCAGAAATCTTAGTATAATGAAACGAGGCCGCTCAATCCTTTCGGATAAGAGCGGCCTCGTTTGCGGTGATTGAGGGATTGACAAATCTATAAAAACAGCTCTGTTAAGCCGATTATCGAATACACAGCTTCCGCTTGATGAGTTGGGATGTTCCGAAAAACAGGCCCACGATCTCAACAAACTGGAAGATCGTTCCGGCCATTCCAATGGTCACAGACATACTGGCCGTTTCGGATGTCCCGATCATTCCCATCATATTCTGACCCACCAGTTGAATGCCCTGGGACGTCATCTGGAACCCAAGGGGGACAAACATCGTCAAAACCGCTTCCACCGACGACATCACAACGCTGATTCCCAAATAGAGAAATACAGCCGATACAATGCTGTACCGTTGAAATGCTGCGGTATTGGCTAACGTGATGGCAAAAAACACCTGGCTTAAAAAGAGGATCATGCTCATCAACAGCATCCCGCCAAAGAAGGCGATATATTGAGCCCAGATGCTGATATCCACCGTCCCAAATGCGTTGGCGATTTCTGTGAAAAAGCTTCCTGTATTCCCGGAATACAAAAGGAACAGCAGCAATGTTATCATACCCACACATACCACAATGGATAAAACCAGCCAAATCAGCGAGACAATGACTTTTGCACCCAGCAATTTGGTGCTGGATACCGGCAGTGTCATGGTCAGATATCCTTCCCGGCTGTACATGCTCTTGAAAAAGCGGACTGCCACGACAACATAGGTGAAGATAATCACGGCTACCATGGAGAGTACCAGCAAAGTGGTGGCGGTCACCTGAAACCAGACGATATCCAAAGCGTAAGAGAGACTGGTCACTCCTGTGATAAACAGGGCGCAGATAACCATCAGTCCCATCATACGGCCGCTGGCCTGAAACTCGTATTTCATCAATTTCCCTAGCATCTGAATACCTCCCGAAACACTTCATCCAGCGATTTGCCGGTTTGGTTGCGGATATTATCCACCGTGTCGTTCATGACCATTTTCCCGTATCCCAGCATGACAATGCGGTCAAAGATGCGTTCCACATCGTAGATCAGGTGCGTGGAGAGCATAACAGTGGAATTTTCCGAATAGTTTGTCAGGATGGTATCCAAAATAACGCTTCTGGCCGCCGGATCCACGCCGGCCATGGGCTCATCCAGCAGATAAAGCCGGGCCTCGCGGGACATCACCAGGATCAGCTGTACCTTCTCCTGCATGCCCTTGGACATGGATTTGATGCGCTGACGGGGATCCAGTTGAAACCGATTCAGCATTTCCATGGCCTTCTTGCGGTCAAAGTCGCTGTAAAAATCATGGAAAATATCTACGGCGTCCACAGCCCGCAGAGAGTCCCGCAGATAGGTCTTCTCCGGTAGGTAGGACACGATGCTTTTCGTATGGACATCCGGCCGATGCCCGTCGATCAGGACGCTTCCGCTGTAATCGCTGATCAGGCCGGCCATGATCTTCATCATGGTCGTCTTACCGCATCCGTTGGGACCGAGCAGTCCCACAATGGATCCGGCCTCCAGCCGGAGGCTGATATCTTGGAGCACAGGGTAAGCGCCGTAATTCTTGCTCAGATGCTCCAAGCTTACCAATGCATTATTGCTCATGGCTCTTCTCCACCTCTTCCTCAAGGATTGTTACAATCTGTTGGGGATGATAACCCAACTCCAGCATATTCTTGACAAACTGTAGGATATACTCCTGCGCCATCTGATCCCGGACGGTTTGAATTTGTTTTGCATCTTTTGTGATAAACCGTCCGGAGGTCCGTTCAGAATACATAAGTCCCTCTCTTTCTAGTTCGGATAAGGATCGTTGCACGGTATTGGGATTGACCCCGTACTGCACGGCCAGCTCCCGCACTGCCGGCGCCCTCTCCCCAGGCAGCCACCGTCCCGATACGATATTCAGCTTGATCAGACGGATGATCTGAAGATAGATGGGTTGGGTATCGTTAAAATGATAGGGCAAAAAATCCCTCCTCTCTGTTTGTATCGTTGTATTAATTACTTAGTACAATAATACTATAATACAATTTCCCCTTTCTGTCAACAGGGATTTTTTCAGTTTTCTAATTTATAATACGGAGAATCCTTTGGGACGTCTTCCTTCCCTCTATACAAAACTCTCCGTACTCTGATTGCGGCCTATGTTTGGTTATGGTACAATAGAAAAAATGTGATCTATCTTCAGCGCTGCCGAAGGGAGGCCCGGTATGAAAAAAGGAATCATTCTCTATCAGTCTAAATACGGATCCACCAGAAAATACGCTCAATGGCTCTCAGATAAAACGGGATTTCCAAAAGTCGAGACCAAAAAAGCCTCGCCGGATGACCTGTCTTCCTGCGATATGATTGTGTTGGGCGGCGGGCTTTACGCCTCCGGCATTGCCGGCGTCTCCTTTCTCAAAAAGAATTGGCAGCGTCTCAAAGGGAAGAAAATCGCTGTCTTTTGCGTAGGGGCCTCCCCTGCCGATGAGAAAGTCCTCCAGCAGGTGGCGGCACATAACTTAAAGGACTCCTTGAGCGGTCTCCCCTGCTTTTATTGCCGGGGAGCTTGGGACGAAGACGCTATGACTCCAAAGGATCGAGTACTATGCAAGCTTCTTCAGAAGGCTGTGGCCAAAAAGGATCCCGCCTCCTACGAGCCGTGGGAAACGGCCCTTATGGAGGCCATGGGTCAACGATGTGACTGGACCGATCCCAGTTATCTGGAACCTTTGCTCCGGTATTTAGCCGATTAGTTTATACTATTCGTAAATTCATTGTTTAAAATTTCATTTTGGATTATTATCTGAATGCTAAACTAGTAAAAAAGAGGTGCTACTTATGGATTGGACTGAATTGACCATTCAAATTCCCATTGCGGACCTGGAGACCGCTACCGCCATCGCGCAGATGACCGTCCCCTATGGAGTGTACATCGAGGATTATTCCGATATGGAGCAGCAGGTGCATGAGATGGCCCATGTGGATCTCATCGACGAGGAGCTTCTCCGCCGGGATCGGGATCACGCTTTGATCCACATTTACATCAGCCCCGACGAGAATCCCGCAGAGGCATTGTCCTTTTTGCAGCAGCAGCTGACAGCTTGTTCCATCCCCCACCAATTGATGCGGGAAAACGTCCGGGAAGAGGATTGGGCCACCGCTTGGCGCCAGTATTATAAGCCTGTCCGAGTGGGACAAAAGCTGATGGTTGTTCCCAGTTGGGAACAATATCAGGCCCAGGAAGAGGATGTGGTCATCACCCTGGATCCCGGCATGGCCTTCGGCACCGGGACCCACGCCACCACCCGGCTTTGCATGCGCCTGATTGAACAGTACCTTATCCCTGGCCAGGACATGCTGGACGTAGGGACAGGATCGGGTATTTTGGCGGTAACCGCCTTAAAGCTGGGGGCCAGAAAAGCTGTGGGCGTGGACATCGACGCCACAGCCGTGCGGGTCGCAGGGGAAAACGCCGCCTTAAACGGAGTGGAAGATAATCTATCGGTCATCTGCGGTGATCTCGCCTGTGATGTAAAAGGATCGTTCCAGCTCATCACCGCCAACATCGTGGCTGATATCATCATCCGCCTGACTCCGGATGTCCCGCCTCTTTTGAAAGAAGGCGGTACTTTTGTGGTATCCGGCATCATCGACAGCCGCGAACAGGACGTCCGGGACGCCTTACAGGCAAATGGATTCCACGTGATATCCTCCCTCACCGAGGGCGGCTGGGTCGCTTTGGCCTGTCAGCGCAAATAATCTATTACTTATAGTATTATTTTGTTATTTTATACAATCAGAAATTAATCTTATGTCTTTTTTGCCTTTGTCGCCCCTAAAATCATTACGGCTCCTATCTTTCATTCCTGGAGGTGCAAGATCGTGAAAAAAGTCGCAGCGTTGGTATTGACATTAATCCTCGTGTTAACGGCGTCGGGATGCAGTTCGGTTAAGTTCTCCACCCCTACCGCCTATGAAGATCTGAGCGGATCCTCCGAAGTGACGGTGTCCATAAAGGATCAAAGTCTCACCGATACCGGCCTTATACTGCTGATCCAGAATCACACAGAGGAAGAACTCTCTTACGACATGGTCTATACCATCGAGCACAAAAAAGACGGCTCTTGGTATTCCATGGACGGCGAACACATCTTTAACGCACTGGCCGCTATTTTAAAGCCGGGCGATACCAATGAATTCGAGGTGACTTGGGAGGGAAAACTTCCCAAAGGTATTTATCGAGTAGTCAAACCGGTGGTCACCAGTCAGGGTGACACCGCTTTGGCAGTGCAATTTGAAGTACAATAAAAAAGATGTTGAGTGAAGTAGAAGGGATAAATTGAATGAAACGGTTAATTCTCCCTATCGCAATTTTACTGATTGCTTGTATCGCGTCGGTGGGGATTTATTTTGCCAGAACCGAGCAATATAAGGATTGGGTATCGACACCCGGCGTTATTGTAGACATTGAAAACTACCGCGGGAGCAGAAAAAGAAACGACAGCCACCGCATTTATTTTTCCTACCGCGTGGACGGCATGGACTATACAGGAGATACGCTGTACTCCGGAACCTCCACCGACTTTTCCCCGGGCGGCTCCACCGACGTGTGGTACAACCCTGAGAACCCTTCCGAATCCTCTTTTCATAAACCTGGCCCAGGGTTGGATCCCTATGGTCCGTTCTTCATCGGCATTCCCCTGGCTCTTGGGGCCTTTGGCGTCCGAAGAAAGCGTATTCGGAAACAAATTGATGTCTGAGCATAAGGGAGGCACTGTTAAAAAGCCGCCTGTCGGATTGTTTTAGGATCCGACAGGCGGCTTTTTGTCTTTATTCGATGTCTTATCGTTTGGAGCCCAGGAAGAACAGAGCCAGTGTCCCCGGACCGGAATGGGTGCCGATAACCGGACCGATGGTATTGATCATAAAATGCTTAACGCCAAATTGTTTGCGCACCATGGCTTCCAATTTTTTAGCGTCTTCCAAACAGTCCCCGTGGCTGATAAACACCATCTGATCCTTGGGGTCAAAGGCAGTTTCCGCCATATGCTTGACCATAGCGCTCAAAGATGCCGCACGGCCCCGCACCTTCTCCACCAGGATGAGATGCCCCTCGTCATCCACATGAAGCACCGGTTTAATACCCATCAGCGATCCTAAAATGGCCGACGCTTTGGAGACTCGTCCGCCGCGATGAAGATGATGTAAGTCGTCCACCGTAAACCAATGGCACAGATGAAGCTTATTTTCCTCCAGCCACTGGGCGTTTTCCTCCAGGCTCATATCCTTGTGCCAATTCTGCAAAGCGTGGTAGAGAAGCAATCCCTCCCCCATGGATGCGCACAGAGAATCCACCACTACAATTTTGCGGTCGGGGTATTTTCCCAATAGGTCCTGGGCCCCTAGATTGTAGGAGTTGAGCGAACCGGAAAGACCGCTGGAAAAGGCGATGTGCAATACATCCTTGCCCTCCGCAAGCAAGGGTTCCACCATTTGGATGAAATCGGTCATATTGGCTTGGGCGGTTACCGGCATCTGGCCCTGACGCACCAAGCTATAAAATTGCTCCGGCGAAAGGGGGCAATTTTCATCGTCCACATAATGGATCCCAGCCATGGAGAAACTGAGTCCCAAGCACGGCACCTGATTTTTTTGCAGATAATCTCTGGGCATATCCACTGTGGAATCGGTTGTAATCACATAGTTTGGCATGGAAAGCACCCTCCTCGTTTGCTATGATTTGGATAAAAACACCAGAACCATCATTTTGTTTGATTCTTCTATTGTACTACATTTCCGCTGGAAAGAACAGGATTATTTATAGAAAATTCATCGTCATTTTTCGCGCTCCGCGAAGGCGGAAGAATGAAATAGATAACTGTCGAAGTTGAAAAAAAGCTCTTGCAATTTTTCGGCAAAGATGATATAGTTTTAGGTATATGACCGGTAGTGATAAAGGAGGTGGAAATATGCCCAATATTAAATCTGCTAAAAAGCGCGTCAAGGTAATCGAAGTGAAGACCGCCCGTAACAAGGCTTATACTTCTTCTCTGAAGACCATCATCAAGAAGGCCAACGCTTCCATCGAGCAGAACGCCGCCGATAAAGGCGAATGCGTCCGCCTGGCTGTCAAGAAGATTGACCAAGCTGCCGCAAAGGGAATTCTGCATCGGAACACAGCGGCTCGTAAAAAGTCCGCTTTGATCCGCAAGGCTGCGGCCCAATAAGGTGCGATAGGTACGATGGAAAAAGCAGAGCGTCAGGCCCTGCTTTTTTTATTTTTGGCTTCTTTTCCCCGGCTTAAGGACAATGGATTTCAAACACTTATGGATTGATAAGCCTATCGGGAATGTTCCCCCGTGCAAGGACGGCGGATCCAACGCGTCCTAAAAAGACGGCTGTGAGACTTTTTGTTTGTTTCTTTTAGAAAAATTCGTTGCATTGCGACACATTACGCCTTGACTTATGGGCTCCATTTGTTTATGATGGTGATAGACGTATCAAGTGCAATCCATAGGAGGTGTTCTTTATGGACAAACGGTCTAAAACAATCTTGGCAATTATCGGCCTTGTTACGGTGGTGGCTTCCATCGCCGCTGCTGTCGCCATGATCTTTGTTCGCATGGAGAAAAAACGCAAGGACGACGAGGAATTGGAACATTACATTGAGACGGCAATTGAATAAAATTTTGCCGGATCATTGTACCAAACAGCAATGAAAAAAGGTGGAAGGGGAACAATCCCCTTCCACCTTTTTTGTTGCGCGAAAAACATGGGTCAGGGATTGACATCACATTTTTGCACAAGGGCGCGGCTAAACGAGTCTTCTAGGATTTATCGTGGGACTTGGATACAAGGGCCACAATATATCCAAAGAAAATGGCGGCCGCAATGCCGGCTGCGGTGGCGGTGACGCCCCCCGACAGGGCTCCGATCAATCCGTGCTGCTGGATGCCCTCCTGCACGCCGGTGGCCAACGCATAGCCGAATCCCGTCAACGGGACGGTGGCTCCTGCTCCTGCGAAGTCCACCAATGGGCCGTAAAGTCCTACGGCCGTCAAAATCACGCCGGCTGTAACATAGATGACTAAAATACGGGCGGGCGTCAGTTTGGTCAGGTCGATGAGAAGCTGGCCAATGACACACAGTACGCCTCCTACCAGGAATGCTAATAAGTATTCCATGAATGAGTAACTCCCCTCCGCCGCAATACATCGGCATAAGATAAACGGATTGCCCCGTATCATCGGGGCGGCCAGGTACTTCTAGACCGATTGAAGCAGTCTAGAAGTACAACCCTTAGGTCTGTCTCTACTCAGGAGCGTCTTAACCTTTAATAGGCGCTCTTGAGCCATACTGCGTGGGCAATGCCGGGGATGCTCTCCCCTTGCTGCACCGTCATGGGAGACATAAGCGCGCCGGTTCCTACAAACAGCACGTTTTTCATGCCCCCGGTTTTCAACAGGTTCATAATATACGAGCACACCACGGCGGCCGAGCATCCGCAGCCCGATCCCCCGGCATGGACATCCTGGGTCTGCCGGTCATAGATCAGCAATCCGCAGTCGGCATAATGGGTACCTAATTCCACGTTTTCCCGGGAAAGCAGCTGCTGCATCAGATCGCTGCCCACTTGTCCCAGATCCCCGGTGAGAATCATGTCAAAGTCCTCCGGCTTCTTGCCGGTATCGTTTAGGAAGTCCACTATGGTAGCGGATGCCGCCCCTGCCATAGCGGCGCCCATATTGTTGGCGTCTTTGATGCCCATATCCACCATACGTCCAAAGGTGACGCCTGCAATCTGCGGCCCTCCCCCGTTTGTCGACGGGGTAATGACGGCGCATCCCGATGCTGTGGCCGTCCACTGGGATGTAGGGGGACGTTGTCCGCCGTATTCCAACGGGAATCGGAATTGGCGTTCGGCAGTGCAGAAGTGAGAGGATGTGACGGCGGCACACGTACCAGCTGCCCCGCTTTCCACCAGCAATCCGGCCAATCCCAGGGAAAGGGCCATGGTGGAACAAGCGCCGAAGAGTCCCAAAAATGGGATATCCAACGACCGAAGGCCAAAAATAGAACTGGTGCACTGATTGATGAGGTCGCCGGCCAGGACATAGTCCACCTGCTGGGGGCTGATGGATGCCTTATCCAGCGCCAGATGTACCGCTTGCTCCTGCATGGCGCTCTCGGCCTTTTCCCACGTCTCCTGGCCCAGTTTTGTATCCTCAAAGATTTTATCGAACTGGCGGGCTAAAGGGCCTTCTCCCTCTTTTTTACCCACCACAGCGGCGAATCCCGCCGCCATAGGATGCTGGTCAAACAGCAGTGTATATCGTCCGGTACGGGTTATCATGCGGATTCTCCTACCTTTCCAAGCATTTTGTGAGGGGCATTCTTAAAACTCCCCTAGAACAAATTGCAGATGTACAGAATCACCCCGTACACCACGCTGGCCGAGATGCCAAATACCAGCACCGGTCCCGCCACCACAAACATTTTTGCTCCCAGCCCAGTGATGTAGCCTTCGCTTTTGAACTCAATGGCAGGGGATACTATGGCGTTGGCAAATCCGGTGATGGGCACCAATGTACCGGCTCCGGCGTGTTTTGCCAGCTTGTCGTAGAGGCCCAACCCTGTAAACGCGGCGCTGAGGAAGATCAGCGTACAGGATACCGCCATCTTTGCTTCTTGTTCCGGCAGCCCCGCCAGGATCCACAAATTCTGGATGGCCTGGCCAATGGTACAGATCAGTCCTCCCACCAGAAAGGCCATAATAAGATTCTTGACTTTTGGCGAATTGGGGGAGGTTTTATCGGTCATCTGACTGTATTCTTGATTGGTAACTTTCAAGTGTTGTCACACCCCTTTGTCAAGCGTTTTGGTTAGTTTCTCCTGGCATCGCCGCCTTTATACCAGGACATGAAAATTTCGCCCGGGGTGTATTTACAGATGATATCATGTATGTTATAATAATTAGGCTATCGATCTACTATATGCGCCCGTAGCTCAGCTGGATAGAGTGTCAGACTCCGACTCTGAAGGTCGTGCGTTCGAATCGCATCGGGCGTACCAGCGGCGAGTTGCCGCTCCCATGTCGCACACCTCACTTTGGTGAGGTGTGTTTTCTTTTGCGCCTGCGCATAGCAATCGGTACTCATTTTACGAAATCTGTAATAAGTCCCAATCTTTTGCCAATAATCAGAATAGCAGGGTTCAGGCTTTTCATCAGAACCATCAACCTACAGGGAGGAACCGTTCTATGAACAATTCACTGAAACAGCAGCTTTTCGATATGCAAGCTGGATGCAGTGCCCTCAGCTGGAGTACACAGGATCAAAAGCATCTTTGGGGAAGAAATTTTGACTTCAACCGATTGGCCGAGGGCAGTAAAATATCCTATATCCCATCCGGGACGGAGTACTATACCTGCGGAACCAGTGTGGAACACAATCTCGCGGAGGAAACCCGCCATACATCGGCTTATGCCGCGGTGGGAACAGGTTTTCTCCTGGTTCCCTCCACGCCTGTCTTGTACGAGGGGATCAACGAGAAGGGTTTAATGGGCGGTCAGCTTTACTACCGGAACTTCTCCCATTTTGAAGACAAAGCTCGTCCCGGCACGACAAAACTCCAACCGCCTTTTGCCGTCTTCCATTTTCTGGCCCAGTGTGCAACCGTGGATGAAGTTGCAGCCATGGTGGAAAAGGACGTCACATTGATGGCCATTCCGATGTTTGGCACAGTACCCACCATCCATTGGTCCTTCAGCGACCGGTCCGGGGAATCCATTGTCATTGAACCGGACAAGGACGGCGTCAAGATTTA
This genomic window contains:
- a CDS encoding DUF3592 domain-containing protein; this encodes MKRLILPIAILLIACIASVGIYFARTEQYKDWVSTPGVIVDIENYRGSRKRNDSHRIYFSYRVDGMDYTGDTLYSGTSTDFSPGGSTDVWYNPENPSESSFHKPGPGLDPYGPFFIGIPLALGAFGVRRKRIRKQIDV
- the spoVAE gene encoding stage V sporulation protein AE yields the protein MEYLLAFLVGGVLCVIGQLLIDLTKLTPARILVIYVTAGVILTAVGLYGPLVDFAGAGATVPLTGFGYALATGVQEGIQQHGLIGALSGGVTATAAGIAAAIFFGYIVALVSKSHDKS
- a CDS encoding DegV family protein, whose amino-acid sequence is MPNYVITTDSTVDMPRDYLQKNQVPCLGLSFSMAGIHYVDDENCPLSPEQFYSLVRQGQMPVTAQANMTDFIQMVEPLLAEGKDVLHIAFSSGLSGSLNSYNLGAQDLLGKYPDRKIVVVDSLCASMGEGLLLYHALQNWHKDMSLEENAQWLEENKLHLCHWFTVDDLHHLHRGGRVSKASAILGSLMGIKPVLHVDDEGHLILVEKVRGRAASLSAMVKHMAETAFDPKDQMVFISHGDCLEDAKKLEAMVRKQFGVKHFMINTIGPVIGTHSGPGTLALFFLGSKR
- a CDS encoding linear amide C-N hydrolase produces the protein MNNSLKQQLFDMQAGCSALSWSTQDQKHLWGRNFDFNRLAEGSKISYIPSGTEYYTCGTSVEHNLAEETRHTSAYAAVGTGFLLVPSTPVLYEGINEKGLMGGQLYYRNFSHFEDKARPGTTKLQPPFAVFHFLAQCATVDEVAAMVEKDVTLMAIPMFGTVPTIHWSFSDRSGESIVIEPDKDGVKIYRNTIGVMTNSPSYSWHRLNLLNYVGVRDLDYDTLELEGDRLEQCFSGNGALGLPGDWSSPSRFIRLAFLKKFGVKGKDEQQGVTNMLHLFQSVAFPLGMIRVSEQGHITEYDKEIVPYDYTIYTSIMCAESLRFYFTSYENQRVQCVDLNHLMASSEKVQFDLGRRADFHLLTSDPGSHRSL
- the rpsT gene encoding 30S ribosomal protein S20, yielding MPNIKSAKKRVKVIEVKTARNKAYTSSLKTIIKKANASIEQNAADKGECVRLAVKKIDQAAAKGILHRNTAARKKSALIRKAAAQ
- the spoVAD gene encoding stage V sporulation protein AD; its protein translation is MITRTGRYTLLFDQHPMAAGFAAVVGKKEGEGPLARQFDKIFEDTKLGQETWEKAESAMQEQAVHLALDKASISPQQVDYVLAGDLINQCTSSIFGLRSLDIPFLGLFGACSTMALSLGLAGLLVESGAAGTCAAVTSSHFCTAERQFRFPLEYGGQRPPTSQWTATASGCAVITPSTNGGGPQIAGVTFGRMVDMGIKDANNMGAAMAGAASATIVDFLNDTGKKPEDFDMILTGDLGQVGSDLMQQLLSRENVELGTHYADCGLLIYDRQTQDVHAGGSGCGCSAAVVCSYIMNLLKTGGMKNVLFVGTGALMSPMTVQQGESIPGIAHAVWLKSAY
- the spoVAC gene encoding stage V sporulation protein AC; the protein is MKVTNQEYSQMTDKTSPNSPKVKNLIMAFLVGGLICTIGQAIQNLWILAGLPEQEAKMAVSCTLIFLSAAFTGLGLYDKLAKHAGAGTLVPITGFANAIVSPAIEFKSEGYITGLGAKMFVVAGPVLVFGISASVVYGVILYICNLF